GGCGTCGCCCTCGTGGATGGCTTCGAACACCTGCAAAATGGCCCGCGACTCACCCTCTGCACGGAGAATGCGCGACTGCGCCTCGCCCTCCGCGGTCAGGATCGCCGACTGCTTCTCGCCCTCCGCCGTGAGGATCTTGGACTGCTTCACGCCCTCTGCCGTGAGGATCGCGGCGCGGCGGTCGCGCTCGGCACGCATCTGCTTCTCCATCGAGTCCTTGATGGACATGGGCGGCTCGATCGCCTTCAACTCAACCCTGTTGACGCGAATGCCCCACTTGCCGGTGGCCTCGTCAAGCACTCCACGCAGTTGACCGTTGATCTGGTCGCGCGAGGTGAGCGTCTGCTCGAGGTCCATGGTGCCGACGATGTTACGCAGCGTGGTGGTGGTCAGCTGCTCCACACCGGTGATGTAGTTCGCGATCTCGTAGATGGCCGACCTTGGCTCGGTGACCTGGAAGTAGATCACCGAGTCGATGTCAACCACCAGGTTGTCCGAGGTGATGACCGACTGAGGCGGGAACGAGTAGACGAGCTCCCGCAGGTCGACCTTCGCGCGCACCCTGTCGATGAAGGGCACCAGGAAGTGGAGCCCCGCGTCGAGAGTGCGGCTGTAGCGGCCAAGGCGCTCGACCAAGTAGGCCTGCGTCTGGCGGACGACGATGATGGCGCGGGCAATCGCCGAGATGACAAAGATGGCGACGAAGGCGATAAACGCCAGCCCTACAAGTTGTCCTGGTGTCATGCTGTGTACTCCTCTTCTGGGACGACGATGGCCGTCGCTCCGACGATCTTGGTGACGATGACTTCTGCGCCCTCGGGGATGACAGCGGCATCATCGACGATGCGAGCAGTCCATACCTCTCCGCGCAGCTTGATGCGGCCGCTGGTCTCGGTGATGACATCAATCGTGCGCGCCTTGGTGCCGGCGACCGCGTTGATGTTGGTCTCGATCAGGTCGACACCACGCTTGCGCAAAGAGCGCAAGAGCCACGGCCTGAGCGCCATCATCAAGAGCGCAGCAACGACGAGCGCGACAACAGCGGCGAGCACTACTGGCCCCCCTGCAAGAATGACGACACCTCCCGCGAGCGCGCCTCCTGCGAGCATGAGGAAGGTCAAGTCGAGGGTGAAGATTTCGATCGCGCCGAGCACGGCCGCGCCGACGAACCACCACAGTGAATCCATGGCAACTCCTTTCAGATGGGACGCTACCAGGCGCGACGTTTGGCCGAATCGGCCGCGGGATGGACGCCTGAGATCATCCCTGCGAAGGACGCCAACCGGCTATGGAATCCCTCTTTGCTCATCCCCCCTGCCCACCATGTGTTAGCCCGACCGCCTTGCGGTCCAGCGACCGTCCTGTGCAAAGAGTTGAATGGGAATCCCGTAGGTCTCAGACAAGTTGGCGCTCGTGAGCGTGTCCGCCAGTCGGCCTTGAGCCACGACCTTGCCGTCTCGCAAGAGCAGCGCGTGCGTGAAGCCCTCCGGCACTTCCTCCACGTGATGGGTCACCATGACCATTGCGGGAGAGCGCTTGTCTCCGGCGAGCTCCGTCAGCGCAGACAAGAGCTCCTCGCGACCGCCAAGGTCGAGTCCTGCAGCCGGCTCGTCGAGCAGCAGCAGTTCGGGGTCCGTCATGAGCGCCCGAGCGATCTGGACTCGCTTGCGCTCGCCCTCACTTAGCGTCTCAAAGGTGCGGTGAGCGAAAGCATGCATGCCGAAAGCGGCCAGCAGGTCTTCCGCGCGCACCTCGTCGACGTGTTCGTACTCTTCACGCCACCGCCCCGTGACCCCGTGTGCGGCCGTCATGACGATGTCGTGCACCGTCTCGTCGGGCGGGATCCGATCGGCGAGCGCGGCCGAAGCAAGGCCGACCCTGATCCGGAGCTCGTGCGTGTCCGTCTCACCCAGTTGCTGACCGAGAATGTGGGCGGTCCCTGTGGTGGGATGCGCCCGCGCAGAGCACACCGTCATCAGGGACGTCTTGCCCGCTCCGTTGGGGCCAAGGATCACCCACCGGTCAGCCGGCTCCACTGACCAACTGATGCCGTCAAGCACCTGATTGTCTCCACGACGCAACGTGACGTCATCAAGCCGCAGGACCTCGCTCATATCGGTCGAGCCTAGCCCAGAACGTGGCGGTAGACCTCGAGGGTGCGCTCCGCGATCGCGTCCCATGAGAAGTGGTCGGTGGCGCGCTGGCGGCCAGCCTTGCCCATCGCCTTCGCGGCATCGAGGTCCGACACCATCTCGGTCAACGCTGCGGCCAAGTCGGCCGCGTACTTCTCGGGATCAGTCGGCGTTCCAGTGCCGTCTTGAACCTGGTCGATCGGCACGAGCGTTCCCGTCACGCCGTGATCGACCACCTCTGGGATCCCGCCGGTGGCGGTCGCAACGACTGGCAGGCCGACAGCCATCGCCTCGAGATTGACGATGCCAAGCGGTTCGTACACAGAGGGGCACACGAATGCCGTACAAGCGTCGAGTACAGCAACCAGTTCGGGCCGAGGCAGCATCTCTTCGATCCAGATGACGCCACCGCGCTCCTTTTGAAGCTTGGTCACCGCTCCCGAGACTTCCTGAGCGATCTGAGCGGTGTCGGGCGCTCCAGCGCACAACACGACCTGGATTTCGGGTGGCAATTGTTCGACCGCCTTGAGGAAGTAGGGCAAGCCTTTCTGGCGGGTGATCCGGCCGACGAATACGATTGCCGGTTGCGAAGGATCAATGCCATACCGGGCGACGACGGCGTCGGCCGCCGTGCGCTCGTCTTCAGTCGCTGGCGCCGCCCACGCGTCGACGTCGATGCCGTTGTGCACCACGTGGACCCTGGCAGGGTCGACGTCGGGGTAGCACCTCAATACGTCGCGCTTCATTCCCTCCGACACGGCGATGATGGCGTCGGCCGCCTCGTACGCCGTCTTCTCGATCCAGCTGGACACGCGGTAGCCGCCTCCCAGCTGCTCGGCCTTCCACGGCCGCAAAGGCTCAAGCGAGTGCGCACTCACCACGTGAGGAATGCCGTGCAGCGTCTTGGCGAGGTGACCAGCCATGTTGGCGTACCACGTGTGCGAGTGCACCAGGTCGGCGCCTTCGCAGTCGCGCGCCATCGGCAGGTTGTGGGCAATGACGTCGAGCGACGAGTCGCCGACGCCGCCGCCCAGGGCCGTGTACCCGGTGACGCCTTCTTCTTCGCGAGGGCCATCAAAAGCCCGAACTCTCACCTCGAGGTGTTCTCGAAGGACCTTCGCGAGTTCGTTGACGTGGACGCCAGCGCCTCCATAGACGTGCGGCGGGTACTCGCGGCTGAGGATGTCGATGCGCATGGTCCCACCGTAATCGCTCCGCCGAGTGTTGGGCCTGTGCCACGCGGCCCCTGACACCTATGCTGGGGCTATGCCAGCGCCGAAAGTACTCGCCATTGTCCTCGCGGGAGGTGAGGGCAAGCGCCTGATGCCCCTCACCGCGGCCCGCGCCAAGCCGTCGGTCCCGTTCGGAGGGACCTACCGACTCGTCGACTTCGCCTTGTCGAACCTGGTGAACTCGCGATACCTGCACATCGTCGTGCTTACGCAGTACAAATCGCACTCGCTCGACCGCCACATCGCCCGCACGTGGCGGATGTCGCCGTTGTTGGGCAACTACGTTGCACCAGTGCCCGCCCAGCAGCGGCGCGGCAAGCACTGGTACCTCGGCAGCGCCGACGCCATCTACCAGTGCGTCAACATCATCGAGGACGAGCGTCCGGACATCGTCGTGATCGTGGGTGCCGACCACGTGTACCGCATGGACTTCTCGCAAATGGTCGACGCGCACATCGAGTCGGGGGCCGATTTCACCGTTGCGGGTATTCGCCAGCCCATCGAGATGTCCGACCAGTTCGGCGTGATCGACGTGGACCCGTCGAGCAAGCATTTGGTGCGAGCCTTCCTCGAGAAGCCAGACAACCCCGACGGTCTTCCGGACAGCCCCCACGAGATTCTCGCGTCGATGGGCAACTATGTCGCCTCCGTCGGCCCCCTGCTTCAGGCGCTCAAGGACGACGCCGAGAACGAGTCCTCCAAGCACGATATGGGTGGGGACATCGTCCCCTACTTCGTGGACAAAGGGACGTGCGGCTTCTACGACTTTGTCGACAATGACGTGCCGGGTTCGACGGCGCGCGACAAGGACTACTGGCGCGACGTGGGAACGATCGACTCGTACTACGACGCCCACATGGACCTCATCGCGGTCATGCCCATCTTCAACGTCTACAACGACAGCTGGCCACTTCACCAAGGGCTCATCACGCAGCCTCCTGCGAAGTTCATCCACTCGGAGGAGGGCCGCATGGGCCACGCCGCCGATTCGGTGGTCTCGCCAGGAGTGATCGTGTCTGGTGCGACGGTTACCGGATCCATCCTGTCACCCGGCGTGCGCTTGCATTCGTGGTCAACGGTGTCGGATTCGGTGCTCCTGGACGATGTGCATGTGGGCAGGCACGCCCAGGTGCACCGCGCCATCCTCGACAAGAATGTGGTGGTCGAAGAGGGTGCACGCGTCGGCATCGATCGTGAGGCAGATATCGCGCGTGGTTTCACCGTGACCGAGTCCGGCCTGACCGTCGTGGCGAAGGGCACCGTGATCGCTAGATGACGGCTAGGCGCCTGATAGTCCTCGACGTCGACTCGACTCTCATCCGCCAAGAAGTCATCGAACTGCTTGCCGACCGGGCCGGATCAGGCGAGCAGGTGGCGCAGATCACCGATCGCGCCATGCGTGGCGAGATCGACTTTGCCGAGTCACTCGCGCAACGGGTGGCGACGCTCAGGGGCCTGCCCACCACCGTGTTTCATGAGGTGGCGGAACAGGTCGAACTCACGCAGGGCGCTCTCGAGCTTCTCGACGACGCGCGCGCGGCCGGATGGGCCGTTGCCTTGGTCTCTGGCGGCTTCGAGGAGATCGTCACCTCGATTGCACACTCCGTCTCGGTCGAGCTCTTCGTGGCCAACCGTCTCGAGGTGGCCGAGGGCCACCTCACGGGGCGTACCAAGGGCCCTGTGATCGATCGCAATGCCAAGGCCGTCGCCCTTGCCGCATTCGCGCGCGCTACTGGCGTCGCTCTTCAGGACACCGTCGCGGTAGGCGATGGCGCGAACGACTTGGGAATGATGGCTGCGGCGGGGACGTCTGTCGCGTTTGCGGCGAAGCCGATTGTGCGTGAGGCGGCGGACATCCAGATCGACGGCCCGACGCTGAGCGCGTTGTGGCCCCTCATCCGCTCCTAGCCTCGGTGGGGGCCTGTCACGCGAGCGCGTTCGCGCGAGCAGATGCCGTGAGCGCCAAGATCGCGAAGGCCTGAGCCTCTGCGGAGGTTCCTGGCGCCGCGAAGTGCGGCGCACCGCAGACTCCGTGGACCACACCGTCCGCGTCCACCTCTGCGAGTGCCGCATCCAACCACCGCTTCGCCGCCGGGCGATACCCCACCGGAAGCCAACCATCGGCGACTCCCGTAAAGGCCGCGTATGCCAACATCAGCCCGGCAGCGCCATCGGTGAACGTCGACGGGTCGTCGAGCACGTCGTGAAAGCGGCCGTCCGCCGTCTCCCAAACGGTTGCGGCGTCAAGCAGGTCCCGCGTCTGCCGCTGCCAGCGACCCCGCATTTCGTCCGGAACGCGCTCCGCGCCCAGGTGAAGGGCTCGAGCCAGTCCCGCGGCCGCCCAGCCGTTTCCTGATGCCCACAGGGCGGAACGCACTGGCTCGCCGGTGAGCGTGTCCGCCTTGTGCCGGTACAGGCCGGTCGCGCTGTCCCACAAGTGTTCCCTGTGCATGCGGTATTGCATGTCAGCAGGAGCGAAGTCGCCCGTGAGCACCAGCAACGGCACCACCATGTGGATCGAGTCGACCCACACGTGGGACTGCCCGCTGAGGTGCCACACGACGCCCTCGTCGTCACGCGGCGAGAACCTGAGGAACCACCAGCGCTGGCGCTCGAGCGCGTCGGCCGCGTGATCGTCTCCTTGAGCGGCGAGGGCGGCGACGGCCTCCCCGAGACACCCGCCATTCACCAAGCCCGCGTCGCCCGTGGCGGCCAGCCTGCCGTCAGCGTCTTGATGCGCGACGGCGTCGCGAGCGATGGCGAGAGCAAGGTCCATGCGCCCGCTATCGAGGGCAGCCTGGGACGTGACTCCTTGTTCCCAGGAGAGCCTCTGCATCGCCAAGAGCGCGCGCCACAGGCGCTCCATCACGTCGTCATGCGCCACGAACGGCCCTTATTCTGGCTTGCCCTCGACCACGTCGACGAGGCGCGCGCACTTGGGACCAATCTCGTGCCACGGCATGTCGAGTTCGAGAACGGCAGCGGCCGACGTTGGCATCCCCTGGGCGACTCGCTGCAACGGCCTCTTGAGCGAGCCGGGGCCCGACAGCCATGCGGCGACGTGTGACGTGGTGGGTTCGTGACCGACCACGATCACCGTCTGCACATCGCCAACGCGAGCGAGCACGGAGATGAAGCGCTCACGGGCGGATTCGTACAGGTCCTCGTCGATGCGGAGCTCGACATCGCCGAGCACCGACGCCATGCGCTTGAAGGTCTGCACGGTGCGGTTCGCAGAGGAGACGAGGGCGACGTTTGGGCGCAAGTCGGCGGCGAGCAGGCGTTCGGCGAGGCGTGCCGCCGCGTCCCTGCCTTCCATCGTGAGCGCGCGAGAGTGGTCGTCAAGCCCTGCCTGAGGCGCCTCGGCCTTGGCGTGCCTTGCGAGAATCAGCGTCGGCATGGCTACTGCCCCATCGCGTGCACGCCGCCGTCAACGTGCACCATCTCGCCGGTGGTCGACGGGAACCAGTCGCTCAGGAGCGCGATCACGGCCTTCGCGGCGGGCACGGTGTCTTCAGAGTCCCAGCCCAGCGGCGACCGCTCACTCCACTTGCCTTCCATCTGGTCAAAACCGGGAATGTGCTTGGCAGCTGTGGTCTTGAGAGGCCCGGCGGACACCACGTTGCAGCGGATACCGAGCGGCCCGAGGTCGCGGGCCAGGTAGCGGCTGACGGCCTCGAATGCCGCCTTCGACACACCCATCCAGTCATAGACGGGCCAGGCGAAGCGGCCGTCGAACGTCAGCCCAACGATCGCACCGCCGTTCGACATGAGCGGCACCGTCGCCTCTGCGAGCGCCTTGAGCGAGTAGGCGGAGATCTGCAGCGCGGTGGCCACGTCCTCCCACTGACCGCTCATGAAGTTGCCGCCCATCACTGTCTGCGGGGCGAAACCGATCGAGTGCACCACGCCGTCGACGTGTGGCACGTACTCGCGCACCGCGTCTGGAAGCGCGGCAAGGTGCTCGGGGTTGGTGACATCGAGCTCAACAACCTTGGCCTCGACAGGCAGTCTGCGCCCCATCGCCTCAGTGACTTTGAGGGTGCGCCCCACGCCGGTGAGCACCACGTGCGCGCCCTGCTCCTGGGCAAGGCGTGCCACGTCGAACGCGATGGAACCCTCCGTCAGCACGCCGGTGACGAGGATGTTCTTGCCTTCGAGAATGCCCATGGTTCCTCCTGTGGAAAAGACTACGTGGTTGGTGACTTAGTGACCCATGCCCAGGCCACCGTCTACCGGTAGCACCGCGCCAGAAACATACCCTGCCGCATCGGAGGCCAGGAACATCGCGGCCGCGGCCACATCTGCCGTGGAGCCGAATCGCTTGGCTGGGATGGAAGCCTCGTATTGCTTGACGGTGTCGGCATCGAGTTCGGCCGTCATGTCGGTCCCGATGAAGCCTGGGGCCACGACGTTGGCGGTGATGCCGCGGCTGCCCACCTCGCGCGTGATGGACCTGGCCATACCGACGAGCGCCGATTTTGATGCCGAGTAGTTCACCTGGCCTGGATTGCCGAGGAGGCCCACGACGGAGCCGATGAGCACGATGCGGCCGTAGCGTTCCCGCATCATCGAGTTCACTGCGCGGCGCACCGTGCGGAACGTGCCGGTGAGGTTGGTGTCGATCACGGCCGCGAAATCTTCGTCCGACATTCGCATGAGGAGCCCGTCGCGAGTGATGCCAGCGTTCGCCACGAGAACGCGCACCCGCCCGTGTTCGGCCTCTAGCGCGTCGAAGGCGGCGTTGACCGCGTCGGTGTCGGTGATGTCGGCAATAGCGCCCGTGACGCCTTCCGGTAGCTCCCCTCCTCTGTAGATACTCGAGACGGTGTCACCGTTCGCTACAAAGGCTTCCGCGATCGCACGGCCGATGCCGCGGTTCGCGCCAGTCACCACCACGTGTCGCGTCATGGCCCCCAAACTAGCCGATGCATCGCGAACCTCGTGCACGCGCCTCGCACGTACGATCGACAGCGTGAGCAAGACCGCCGTGAATCAGCGCCCAGCTGCGTATGCACCGGGCCGAATCGTGCTCACCAGCCTGGCGGTCATCGCGGCGATGGCGCTCGGCCTCGTTGCCGGAGCGTGGCAGTGGGGCAGGTACGACGCGAGGGCCGATGCCGCGGCGGCTCAAGAGGCCGCGGAAGGCAAGCCAGTAGCAGAACTCGAGGAACTGGTGTCTGTCGACACCGGCGGACCCGAGGATGCCCAATGGCGGACGGCGACCGTGACGGGGCTGCTGGACCCCGACTCGGTGGTCGAGTTGCGCGGCCGCACGGTCAACCGCACGGCCTCTTTGCAATACCTCGCGTGGATGCGCACGGAGGCTGGTCGCGCCGTGCTCGTCAACCTCGGCTGGCAGCCCCGTACAGCCGCCGCGACAGATCCCTCCCTTCCCGCTGGAGAAGTCACGGTCACAGGTGTGGTGCGCTCCTTCGAGGCCGACAACGGCAAGCCAGGCACGCGCATCAACCCTGCCCAGATGCCCTCCGTCGACCAGCCGGTTGTCCCCGCCTACGTGATGGCCACCTCTGTGTGTACGGCCAGCGATTGCGTTGAGGAACTCGAGCCCGTCCCGATCCCGAGCCTTTCCTTGGGCCCCCACCTCAGTTATGCGCTGCAGTGGTGGCTGCTCACGGCCGTCGCGGCGCCCTTAGGGGTGTGGCTCACCCGCAGAGATGCCTTGCATGAGCGCGAGCGTGCGCAGGAGGGGGGCGACGACGCCGCGACCCCTCGTCGCAAACGGTCCCCGAAGCGTCGGCCTACCGACGAAGAGATCGAGGACGCTCTCTAGGCCGAGTCCGCGGCTCCTAGGCGAGCGAGATCAGGTCCCTGTACGAGGCGTTCCACAGATCCTCGTCCGCGTCGGGTAGCAGCAGCACCCGCTCCGGCTCGAGGGCGTCCACCGCACCCTCGTCGTGGGTCACCATCACGACAGCGCCCTCGTACGTCTTGAGCGCGCCAAGGATCTCGGCCCTCGACGCGGGGTCGAGGTTGTTGGTCGGTTCGTCCAGAAGCAAGACATTCGCTTGGCTCACCACAAGCGTCGCGAGCGCAAGCCTGGTCTTCTCTCCGCCGGAGAGCACCCGCGCTGGCTTGTCGACGTCGTCTCCCTGGAACAGGAAGGATCCAAGAACACTACGCACTTCGGTGTCGTTCAGATCGGGCGCGCTGTGTCGCATGTTCTCAAGGACGGTCGCCTCCATGTCGAGGGTGTCGTGCTCTTGAGCGTAGTAACCGAGCTTCAGTCCGTGACCGGGTTCGATCTGCCCTGTGTCTGGCTTCTCGACCCCCGCCAACAGTTTCAGCAGCGTCGTCTTGCCAGCGCCGTTGAGGCCGAGCACCACCACTCGTGAGCCGCGGTCGATCGCGAGCTCCACGTCGGTGAAGACCTCGAGCGTTCCGTAGTTCTTGGACAGTTCGGAGGCGCGCAGCGGCGTCTTTCCGCACGGCGCTGGCTTGGGGAAGCGCAACGCGGCCACCTTGTCCGACTGGCGCGCGGTCTCCGTCTCGGCGAGCAGGCGTTGGGCGCGCTTCGCCATGTTCTGTGCTGCGACAGCCTTGGTAGCGCTTGCGCGCATCTTGTTGGCCTGAGCCATGAGGACTGACGCCTTCTGCTCCGCGTTCTTGCGCTCGCGGTGGCGCCGGTGCTCGTCGTCCTCGCGCTGCTTGAGGTAGAGGTCCCAGCCCATGGCGTATTGGTCCATGACGCCACGGTTGGCGTCGAGGTAGAAGACCTTGGTCACCACGGACCGCACCAGCTCCACATCGTGCGAGATGACGACAAGGCCGCCTGGGTACTGCGCGAGGAAACCGCGCAGCCATTGGATCGAGTCGGCGTCGAGGTGGTTGGTCGGCTCATCAAGCAGCAGCGTCTCCGCATCGGAGAACAGAATGCGAGCCAATTCAACGCGCCGACGCTGACCGCCAGACAGAGTGCCCAGTTCTTGAGAGAGCACGCGTTCGTCGAGGCCAAGATTCGCAGCGATGCGCGCCGCGTCAGACTCCGCCGCGTAGCCGCCAGCTGCACGGAATCGCTCCTCGATGGCCGGGTACCTCTCCATGGCCTTCTCGGCAACGGCGGCGTCCTCGCTTGCCATGCCCAGTTCCGCCTCTCGCAGCTTGCCCAGGATCGTCTCAAGGTCGCGTGCAGCCAAAATGCGATCCAGTGCACGCACCGTGACGTCGCCCTCCCTGGGGTCCTGTGGGAGGTAGCCGACGGAGCCCTTGTGCGTGACCTTCCCTCCGGAAGCCTGGCCTTCCCCTGCGAGGATGCGGGTGAGCGTGGTCTTACCAGCGCCGTTGCGCCCCACGAGGCCGACGCGGTCGCCCTTGCCGATGCGGAAGGACGCCGGGTGCAGTAGCACTCTGGCGCCGATGCGCATCTCGAGATCTTGGGCGACAATCACAGTGAATCCTTCCGAGCGCCCGCGAGCGGGCGTGGTGGTGGTGAGCGCTGATGAGCGCAAAGAGGGGGCCGCCCGGTATGGTTGCGGCCAATTCATTATCTCAGGGAGTCCCATGAACCTGCGTCACGCTCTGTCCCCCACCAACCTCGCCCTCATCGCCGTCTTCGCTGGCCTCATCGCTGCGTCGACCATCTGGCCGGGAGCCGAACTGGTCTCTGGGGTGCCCATCACGCTTCAGACGCTCGCCGTGCTGCTTGCCGGTGCAGCCCTTGGACCGTGGCGCGGCGCGAGCGCCGTCGCCCTGTACCTCGTCGTCGGCACTGCCGGCGCGCCCATCTTTGCTGGCCGCTCTGCGGGGCCCGCCGTCTGGACGGGACCGACAGCGGGGTTCCTCGCCGGCTTCGTGGTGGCGGCCTTCGTCGCCGGCTGGCTCGTGCGCAGCATGCGCCGCCGCGGCCAGTTGACGGTCTCTGGCGTCATCGGCGCTTGCGCGGTCGCCTCGCTACTGGTGCTCAACGTCATCGGTTGGGGCTTCTTCATGATCAGGCTCGGCACCACGGCGGCCGACACCGTCGCTTTCGCAACGCCCTTCCTTGTGGGCGACATCATCAAGGTGTTCGTCGCTGGCATCACCGGCGCCGCAGTGCATCGTGCGTACCCCGGCCTGCTCGGCGCCACCCGTAACGGAGGCGAGGCCCCTCAGCACGAGACGCTCGCCGCTCCACCGGTCGCCGTCGGCGCGCAGGACGCCTCATAGCGCATACCCTGTCCCCATGATCGAATTCAAGGACGCGACCGTCGTCGCGCCCGATTCTGACGTCGTCATTCTGAAGCCAACAACGTTGACCCTGACCGAGAGCCGCATCACGGTGATTGGGGCCAACGGTTCTGGAAAGTCGACGTTGGCGAGGCTCATCAACGGTTTGGCCATTCCCGTGTCAGGAAGCGTCAGCGTCGATGGGGTCGACACCCGCAAGCACGGCGCCTTGGTGCGTCGCAAGGTGGGCTTCCTGTTCACTGACCCGACGTCGCAACTCATCATGCCCACCGCCATCGAAGACGTCATGTTGTCCTTGCGGCGCGTGGTCCGGTCGAAGAACGAGCGCGTCAAGGCAGCACTCGCCGCGCTTGAGGACATTGGGCTTGGCGACAAGGCTGACGTGTCGGTCAACTCGCTGTCCGGAGGCCAGCGCCAACTTCTCGCCCTTGCAGGCGTTCTCACGGCCACGCCAAAGGTGGTCGTTGCCGACGAGCCGACGACGCTTCTTGACCTGCGCTGGAAGGCTCACGTCGGTGCGCTCCTGCATTCCCTGCCGATCCAGCTGATCGAGGTCACTCACGACCTTGAAGCGGCGACCAAGGCTGAACGCACTCTGGTGGTCGACGACGGCGGAGTCGTGTTCGACGGCAATCCGATGGACGCGGTCGCCCATTACCGGGACCTCATGTACCGCAAGTCGGTGGGAGCTCCAGCGTGACTCACGTGCTCGGTGCCTACCGACCTGGAGCCTCGCCGCTGCACAGGCTCCCTGCATGGTCCAAGGTGCTCGGCCTCGTCGTGTGGTCCGCGGTCACGCTCCTCATCAGGGATCCCATCACGTCAGGGGGTATGGCCGCGGCAGCGCTCCTGCTGCTCATCAGCGTCCTGCCGGCGCCAGGGCCGACGCTGAGAGGGCTCGGCATGATCGTGATCGTGGCCGCGATGGCGAGTGCGTACCAATTGTGGCGCGGTGACTATGTGGCAGGCATCGACATCGGTGTCGACCTCATCGGTCTCTTTGCCTTGTCGCTCGCCATCACGGGGTCGACCCCTATGTCAGACATGCTCGACCTTGCCACGGCCGCTGCGCGGCCATTGAGGCGCGTGCTTCCGCCCGCCGTCACCGGGCTCATGTTCGCGATCATGTTGCGAGCCATCCCCGAGATCGCCGGCATCA
The Demequina sp. TMPB413 DNA segment above includes these coding regions:
- a CDS encoding energy-coupling factor ABC transporter ATP-binding protein, which gives rise to MIEFKDATVVAPDSDVVILKPTTLTLTESRITVIGANGSGKSTLARLINGLAIPVSGSVSVDGVDTRKHGALVRRKVGFLFTDPTSQLIMPTAIEDVMLSLRRVVRSKNERVKAALAALEDIGLGDKADVSVNSLSGGQRQLLALAGVLTATPKVVVADEPTTLLDLRWKAHVGALLHSLPIQLIEVTHDLEAATKAERTLVVDDGGVVFDGNPMDAVAHYRDLMYRKSVGAPA
- a CDS encoding SURF1 family protein — its product is MSKTAVNQRPAAYAPGRIVLTSLAVIAAMALGLVAGAWQWGRYDARADAAAAQEAAEGKPVAELEELVSVDTGGPEDAQWRTATVTGLLDPDSVVELRGRTVNRTASLQYLAWMRTEAGRAVLVNLGWQPRTAAATDPSLPAGEVTVTGVVRSFEADNGKPGTRINPAQMPSVDQPVVPAYVMATSVCTASDCVEELEPVPIPSLSLGPHLSYALQWWLLTAVAAPLGVWLTRRDALHERERAQEGGDDAATPRRKRSPKRRPTDEEIEDAL
- a CDS encoding biotin transporter BioY gives rise to the protein MNLRHALSPTNLALIAVFAGLIAASTIWPGAELVSGVPITLQTLAVLLAGAALGPWRGASAVALYLVVGTAGAPIFAGRSAGPAVWTGPTAGFLAGFVVAAFVAGWLVRSMRRRGQLTVSGVIGACAVASLLVLNVIGWGFFMIRLGTTAADTVAFATPFLVGDIIKVFVAGITGAAVHRAYPGLLGATRNGGEAPQHETLAAPPVAVGAQDAS
- a CDS encoding ABC-F family ATP-binding cassette domain-containing protein, with the protein product MIVAQDLEMRIGARVLLHPASFRIGKGDRVGLVGRNGAGKTTLTRILAGEGQASGGKVTHKGSVGYLPQDPREGDVTVRALDRILAARDLETILGKLREAELGMASEDAAVAEKAMERYPAIEERFRAAGGYAAESDAARIAANLGLDERVLSQELGTLSGGQRRRVELARILFSDAETLLLDEPTNHLDADSIQWLRGFLAQYPGGLVVISHDVELVRSVVTKVFYLDANRGVMDQYAMGWDLYLKQREDDEHRRHRERKNAEQKASVLMAQANKMRASATKAVAAQNMAKRAQRLLAETETARQSDKVAALRFPKPAPCGKTPLRASELSKNYGTLEVFTDVELAIDRGSRVVVLGLNGAGKTTLLKLLAGVEKPDTGQIEPGHGLKLGYYAQEHDTLDMEATVLENMRHSAPDLNDTEVRSVLGSFLFQGDDVDKPARVLSGGEKTRLALATLVVSQANVLLLDEPTNNLDPASRAEILGALKTYEGAVVMVTHDEGAVDALEPERVLLLPDADEDLWNASYRDLISLA
- a CDS encoding CbiQ family ECF transporter T component; protein product: MTHVLGAYRPGASPLHRLPAWSKVLGLVVWSAVTLLIRDPITSGGMAAAALLLLISVLPAPGPTLRGLGMIVIVAAMASAYQLWRGDYVAGIDIGVDLIGLFALSLAITGSTPMSDMLDLATAAARPLRRVLPPAVTGLMFAIMLRAIPEIAGIMRQSRDAARARGIRRGPVSFMIPTATRTVGFALDLGAALHARGIGDDAKADTTRSRALRVPPGTARQ